The genome window AGGAGACCGCGCAGCTCACGCCATGCGTCTACGATGTGCTCGTCGCCGAAGACCATCCGATCAACCTCAAGCTTGCGCTCGCGCTCTTGCAGGCCGCTGGATGCGAGACGCATTCGGCCGAGAACGGTCAGCAGGTGCTCGTGAAGCTCGAAAAGCGCGATTACGATCTCATCATCATGGATAGCCAGATGCCCATCATGAATGGCGTCGAGGCCATAAGGATCATCCGGCACCGTGCCGACTGGAAGCGGGACATTCCGATCCTGTCGCTCACCGCCGATGCGATGAAGGGCGCGGAGGAATATCACGCTTCTGCCGGCGCTGACGGGTATATGGCGAAGCCGCTGAAAAGCGATTGTTTCATCTCGACGGTGAAGCGCCTGGCGGAGCAGGGCCGCGATCTCCGTCTGCGCAATCAGGAGGCCGCCTAAGCTTTCGCCGGAGCCTTTCCGACCGCAGTTGGTTGCGAAGAAGCGCCGTTGCGCACGATGCGTAAATCGTGCAAAAAAGAGGGATCGCCGCACGGCGCAGCTGCTCTCATTCGCGAACGAGCCTCATGACCGAACTGCTTCAGCAATATTTTCCGCTTGTGATCTTCCTTGGCGTTTCGCTCATCATCGGGCTTGGGCTGCTTGTTGCGCCGTTCTTCGTCGCACCGAACAATCCCGACCCGGAGAAGGTGGCCGCGTATGAATGCGGCTTCCCGGCTTTCGACGACGCCCGCATGAAGTTCGACGTGCGCTTTTATCTCGTGGCGATCCTGTTCATCATCTTCGACCTCGAAGTGGCCTTCCTTTTCCCTTGGGCGGTGGCGTTCAAGGAGGCAGGCGTCGCAGGTTTCTGGGCGATGATGGCATTCCTTTCGGTGCTTACCATCGGCTTCATCTACGAATGGAAGAAGGGCGCGCTCGACTGGGATTGAGCCCGCCGCCGCATCAGCTCAAGCTGTTCTCTGTGACGTTCTCTCCCCCGGCCTGCTGTTCCCGACGGGTATCGCTTCCTTGAGCTTGGGCGGCAGATCATCGCATGATGCGTTAAGTTCGCGCGGCTGATACAAATCGCCGAGAAGCTCGGCCCGTTCCATCATTTTTGCCCGGAACAACAGACCCGCGGCTATCCACACTCCATGGACGCGGATGTATTCAGCCACCTTGCGATGGAACGACATTCTTTTTTTGATGCTGGACTTCATCTTTCGATGGAGCGGCTTGCGCAGGCGCTTTCCCTTCGGTGTGGTTCCTTTTTTTTCGGACACGAACTCCTGCGGACGTCCCATCTCGCTTCCGTCTTCCTGATCGGCCGGGAAAGGGATGACGTGGTATACGCGAGGCTTCAAGGTGGCGGCACCGAAAGCCTGGTTATCGTAGAAATCCACCATCGGTTTGAGGTTGGGCAGAAGGTTTCGTACACCGCGAGCGGTGACGACATAAGCCGCCGCCCCTATATCGCCGCCTCGTGAGATCAGACCTAGCGTGCGCGCGCCGATGGGCCTCAGGGGCAGCACCTTCAGCCGCTTGACTTGGGTGACTTCAAGTTTCAGGAAATCGGTATTGGGGGGAAATTTGAGCGTGGGATCCAGAAAAGTGCCGAAGTCCGGCGCGAGATCAAGGTCGTCCTCAAGGACGCATGCGCGTTCGTAGCTGCGATCGCGTATGATCTGCAACACGCTGAGATGACTCTGAAAGCAGGCGACCTCGTTCGCGATGGGTCTTCTCGTCGGCTTTGTCCAGGTTTCCCTGGGCGCGAACGTCTCCACGGAGTCCGGTGGAAGCGCTCTGCCATCGATGGCCGCAAACCGCTCATAGGCGATGCCGAGAGAGCGAAGCTTCTCGTCCATGCGGGCGAGGCGATGAGGCGCCCGGTCAAGATTGATGAGGAAAACCGGAATGTGGTCGACAAAATTTTTCATTTGAGAGAAACACATTATCAAACGGGAACTATGTCGTTCTTTAGCGCACTTTTACGAGGTGCTGCAAGCCTAAGTGCTTGCATGGTTTGACGGGAAGCCCTCCGCCCTTATGTCACGCGGCCGAGCGGTAAAAACCGCTTGGCGTTTGCCTCCATCTCGCCATATATCGAACAAGGTAAAGCGCTCACTGTTGGATCGATGACCACGCCCGGATTTCCACTGCCATTTTATGACACGCCTGGCCGACCTGGGGCTGGAGCAGCCGTCGACTTCGACGGGCTGAACGCCCAGCTTGCGGACAAGGGTTTCCTCGTCACGAGCACGGAGGATGTGATCAACTGGGCGCGCACCGGCTCGCTCATGTGGATGACGTTCGGCCTTGCCTGCTGCGCCGTGGAAATGATCCAGGTGTCGATGCCGCGCTACGATCTCGAGCGTTTCGGCACAGCACCGCGCGCAAGCCCGCGCCAGTCGGATCTGATGATCGTGGCCGGCACGCTGTGCAACAAGATGGCGCCCGCGCTCCGCAAGGTCTACGACCAGATGCCGGAGCCGCGTTACGTTATCTCCATGGGTTCCTGCGCGAATGGCGGCGGCTATTACCACTATTCCTATTCGGTGGTGCGCGGCTGCGATCGCGTCGTGCCGGTCGATGTGTACATCCCCGGCTGCCCGCCCTCGGCTGAAGCGCTGCTTTATGGCATCATGCTTTTGCAGAAGAAAATCCGCCGCACCGGCACGATTGAACGATAGGCGAAATCGATGACGAACACGGCGAAGCTCGAAGTGCTGGCCGAGGCCCTGAAGGGCGCTTTTCCCGAAGGCGTCACGGAGACGCGGTTCGCGCTCGGCGAACTGACCGTGTTGGTGGATCGCGCCCGCATTCCGGCCATCGCCGAATTTCTGCGGAGCGATCCGGCGTGGCGCTTCACGATCCTCGTCGACATCTGCGGTGTGGATTACCCCGAGCGCGCCGAACGCTTCGATGTCGTCTATCATTTCCTCAGTATGTATCAGAATTTGCGCGTGAGGCTGAAGACAACCGCCGATGCTGCAACGCCGGTGCCGAGCCTTGTCGGGGTGTTTCCCGCCGCGAACTGGTTCGAGCGCGAAGCCTACGACCTGTACGGCATCCTGTTCGAAGGTCATCCAGACCTGCGCCGCATCCTCACGGACTACGGTTTCCGCGGCCATCCGCTGCGCAAGGATTTCCCGCTCACGGGCTTTGTCGAATTGCGCTACGACGAAGAGCAGAAGCGGGTCGTCTACGAGCCGGTGAAGCTTCCGCAGGAATTCCGCAGCTTCGACTTCCTCTCGCCGTGGGAGGGCGCCGATTATCTGCTTCCCGGCGACGAGAAGGCGACGACCGCGCCGAAGGCGTAAGCGACCATGAACATAAAAGACAATCGGGCAACGAGGCTCCATGGCTGACGGCAGCGGCGCGGTGAGCGAGGCGTACAAGGTGGAAACGGAAAGCCTGGAGCGTCCGCCGGAGAACCGCAACTTCACGATCAATTTCGGGCCGCAGCACCCGGCCGCGCATGGCGTGCTCCGGTTGATCCTCGAACTCGATGGCGAGGTCGTGCATCGCGTCGATCCGCATATCGGGCTTCTGCATCGCGGCACCGAGAAGCTCATCGAGCACAAAACCTATCTTCAGGCGATTCCCTATTTCGACCGGCTCGACTATGTCGCGCCGATGAATCAGGAGCACGCCTTCTGCCTCGCGATCGAGAAGCTGCTCGGCGTAACGCCTCCGATTCGCGGTCAGCTTATCCGCGTGCTCTTCTCGGAAATCGGCCGCATCCTCAACCATCTGCTGAACGTCACCACGTTCGCGCTCGACCTCGGCGCGTTGACGCCGCCGCTCTGGGGCTTCGAAGAGCGCGAAAAGCTGATGGTGTTCTACGAGCGCGCGAGCGGGGCGCGGCTCCACGCGAATTATTTCCGCCCCGGCGGCGTGCATCAGGATCTGCCGCAGGCGCTCATCGACGATATCGAAGCGTGGTGCGACAGCTTCCTCAAGGTGCTGGCCGACCTCGATACGCTTCTCACCGATAACCGCATCTTCAAGCAACGCACCGTCGATATCGGCGTTGTCAGCCTCGAAGACGCCATGGCGTGGGGCTTCACGGGCACCATGATCCGCGGCTCGGGCGCGGCTTGGGACTTGCGCAAGAGCCAGCCTTACGAGTGCTACGCGGATCTCGACTTCGACATCCCCATCGGCAAGAACGGCGACAACTGGGATCGCTATCTCATCCGCATGGAGGAGATGCGCCAGTCGATCCGCATCATGAAGCAGTGTATCGAGCGCCTGAATTCGCCAGCGGGCAAGGGACCGGTGATCCTGCCGAACAACAAGGTCACGCCCCCGCGCCGCGAAGAGATGAAGCGCTCGATGGAGGCGCTCATCCATCACTTCAAGCTGTATACCGAGGGCTTTCGCGTCCCGGAAGGCGAGGTTTATGCCGCCGTCGAAGCACCGAAAGGCGAGTTCGGTGTCTATCTCGTGGCGGACGGCACGAACCGCCCGTATCGCTGCAAGATCCGCGCTCCCGGCTTCCCGCATCTCGCCGCGATGGACTTCCTGTGCAAGGGGCACATGCTGGCGGACGTGGCGGCCATCCTCGGCAGTATCGACATCGTATTCGGCGAAATCGACCGCTGATCGCCATTGCGTGCGCGCAGCCTCGTCGCGAGGCTCCGCGCGACTGCGATTCGATGCGGGAGCTTGGTACGCCGGGTACGAGATCCGGCTCAACGAAAATGAGAGCGCGTTTTCGGTTCCACCAAAAGCCCTAAACGCTCGAAAAAGAGGGGATGCGGCGCGATGTGGAACGTGGTTGCCTGGGTGCTTGCGGCGCTGACTGGCGCGGGTTTCGGCGCGTTTGCGAAGTCCACTGGAATACTCGGCATCGATGCCGGGCCGTTTTCGGTCGTCTTCATGTTCCTGTCGCTGGTTCTGATCTCGTTCGTCTATCAGTTCCGGGTCAACATGCGCGACAAGGGCGACGGCCGCGGCCTCAGGATCGTGCCGCCCGCACCCGATATTCT of Rhodomicrobium vannielii ATCC 17100 contains these proteins:
- a CDS encoding NADH-quinone oxidoreductase subunit A — translated: MTELLQQYFPLVIFLGVSLIIGLGLLVAPFFVAPNNPDPEKVAAYECGFPAFDDARMKFDVRFYLVAILFIIFDLEVAFLFPWAVAFKEAGVAGFWAMMAFLSVLTIGFIYEWKKGALDWD
- a CDS encoding glycosyltransferase family 25 protein encodes the protein MCFSQMKNFVDHIPVFLINLDRAPHRLARMDEKLRSLGIAYERFAAIDGRALPPDSVETFAPRETWTKPTRRPIANEVACFQSHLSVLQIIRDRSYERACVLEDDLDLAPDFGTFLDPTLKFPPNTDFLKLEVTQVKRLKVLPLRPIGARTLGLISRGGDIGAAAYVVTARGVRNLLPNLKPMVDFYDNQAFGAATLKPRVYHVIPFPADQEDGSEMGRPQEFVSEKKGTTPKGKRLRKPLHRKMKSSIKKRMSFHRKVAEYIRVHGVWIAAGLLFRAKMMERAELLGDLYQPRELNASCDDLPPKLKEAIPVGNSRPGERTSQRTA
- a CDS encoding NuoB/complex I 20 kDa subunit family protein, translated to MTTPGFPLPFYDTPGRPGAGAAVDFDGLNAQLADKGFLVTSTEDVINWARTGSLMWMTFGLACCAVEMIQVSMPRYDLERFGTAPRASPRQSDLMIVAGTLCNKMAPALRKVYDQMPEPRYVISMGSCANGGGYYHYSYSVVRGCDRVVPVDVYIPGCPPSAEALLYGIMLLQKKIRRTGTIER
- a CDS encoding NADH-quinone oxidoreductase subunit C; this translates as MTNTAKLEVLAEALKGAFPEGVTETRFALGELTVLVDRARIPAIAEFLRSDPAWRFTILVDICGVDYPERAERFDVVYHFLSMYQNLRVRLKTTADAATPVPSLVGVFPAANWFEREAYDLYGILFEGHPDLRRILTDYGFRGHPLRKDFPLTGFVELRYDEEQKRVVYEPVKLPQEFRSFDFLSPWEGADYLLPGDEKATTAPKA
- a CDS encoding NADH-quinone oxidoreductase subunit D, with the protein product MADGSGAVSEAYKVETESLERPPENRNFTINFGPQHPAAHGVLRLILELDGEVVHRVDPHIGLLHRGTEKLIEHKTYLQAIPYFDRLDYVAPMNQEHAFCLAIEKLLGVTPPIRGQLIRVLFSEIGRILNHLLNVTTFALDLGALTPPLWGFEEREKLMVFYERASGARLHANYFRPGGVHQDLPQALIDDIEAWCDSFLKVLADLDTLLTDNRIFKQRTVDIGVVSLEDAMAWGFTGTMIRGSGAAWDLRKSQPYECYADLDFDIPIGKNGDNWDRYLIRMEEMRQSIRIMKQCIERLNSPAGKGPVILPNNKVTPPRREEMKRSMEALIHHFKLYTEGFRVPEGEVYAAVEAPKGEFGVYLVADGTNRPYRCKIRAPGFPHLAAMDFLCKGHMLADVAAILGSIDIVFGEIDR